The Candidatus Rhabdochlamydia sp. T3358 genome has a window encoding:
- a CDS encoding AAA family ATPase: protein MTSSKLIGNQAVAQIIMRMLSNQTLPHTLLFHGQNGVGKSILAKEVAEGLMGISHIEKVRKQIHPDLTLLYPEGKSGVYSIEQMRSLLQMVSLPPFEAALKVFIIHEADKLSTICSNALLKTLEEISSDTYFILLTDQIEKLLETVTSRCYKVRFFPISSDLITSFLQEHTTLTKEESRNIADRSQGSLAKAQWLQEAKSEKLQLFLMKLFNLSLPQDYSSFIQLMVALDTLLEDTNAEIILEEILEWYRDLHAFNHQAPGFYHSNHMQLLAKKAKEPLPSLEQVLEAFIQAQTALQRNIKLSVVIENMLLQLAQL, encoded by the coding sequence ATGACTTCCTCGAAACTCATCGGTAATCAAGCAGTAGCGCAGATCATTATGCGTATGCTATCTAATCAAACCCTTCCGCATACCCTTTTGTTTCACGGGCAAAATGGAGTCGGCAAAAGCATTCTAGCAAAAGAAGTGGCAGAAGGACTAATGGGAATCTCCCATATCGAAAAAGTCCGAAAACAAATCCATCCCGATCTCACTCTATTATATCCTGAAGGGAAAAGTGGAGTGTATTCAATTGAACAAATGCGTTCTTTATTACAAATGGTTTCTCTGCCACCTTTTGAAGCAGCTCTTAAAGTATTTATCATTCATGAAGCCGATAAGCTCTCTACTATTTGTAGCAATGCTCTTTTAAAAACATTAGAAGAGATAAGTTCTGATACCTATTTTATTTTGTTAACCGATCAGATAGAAAAACTGCTTGAAACAGTTACCTCACGTTGCTATAAAGTGCGGTTTTTTCCTATTTCCTCTGATTTAATTACTTCCTTTCTACAAGAGCATACAACTCTAACAAAAGAGGAATCCAGAAACATAGCGGATAGATCTCAAGGCTCTTTAGCCAAAGCCCAATGGCTGCAAGAGGCAAAATCAGAAAAGCTGCAGCTATTTTTAATGAAGCTCTTTAACTTAAGCCTTCCTCAAGACTATAGCTCATTTATCCAGCTCATGGTGGCTCTAGATACTCTACTAGAAGACACAAATGCAGAAATCATTCTAGAAGAGATTCTAGAGTGGTATAGAGATCTGCATGCATTTAATCATCAAGCGCCTGGATTTTACCACAGCAATCATATGCAGTTATTAGCCAAAAAAGCTAAAGAGCCCCTGCCTTCTTTAGAGCAAGTGCTAGAAGCGTTTATACAGGCTCAAACAGCACTGCAGCGCAATATTAAGTTATCTGTTGTCATAGAGAATATGTTATTACAATTAGCACAGCTTTAG
- the tmk gene encoding dTMP kinase: protein MQHKGHLITFEGGEGVGKTTLIDALYQYLKNSRQDVIKTRAPGGTEIGQLIREILLNRHQDKMSCACELFLFLADRSQHVNELILPALKQKKIVLCDRFNDSTIAYQAAGRHQEERQIEELCAFASFHVPVHLTFYLDLDPELALKRVDRMKGRDRIEAEDIAFHRKIRQAFHVLIEKDPKRFVVLDASLDPSEVFEIAKRHLDDFLETHR, encoded by the coding sequence ATGCAACATAAAGGGCATCTAATTACTTTTGAAGGAGGAGAGGGTGTAGGTAAAACAACTCTTATCGATGCTCTCTACCAATACTTGAAAAATAGTAGACAAGATGTAATTAAGACCCGTGCTCCAGGTGGTACTGAAATCGGGCAGCTAATTCGAGAAATTTTATTGAATCGGCATCAAGATAAAATGTCTTGCGCTTGTGAGTTATTTCTCTTTTTAGCAGATCGCTCTCAACATGTAAATGAATTGATTCTTCCTGCTTTAAAACAGAAAAAAATTGTTTTATGCGATCGTTTTAACGATTCTACTATTGCCTACCAAGCAGCTGGTAGGCACCAAGAAGAAAGACAGATTGAAGAGCTCTGTGCATTTGCTTCATTCCATGTGCCTGTTCATTTAACCTTTTATTTGGATTTAGACCCAGAGTTAGCTCTAAAGCGCGTAGATCGGATGAAAGGTAGAGATCGCATTGAAGCAGAAGATATCGCATTTCACAGAAAGATTAGGCAAGCGTTCCATGTCCTTATAGAAAAGGATCCCAAACGATTCGTAGTATTAGACGCTTCGTTAGATCCAAGTGAAGTATTTGAAATAGCAAAACGGCATCTTGATGACTTCCTCGAAACTCATCGGTAA